Proteins from a genomic interval of Nocardioidaceae bacterium:
- a CDS encoding bifunctional riboflavin kinase/FAD synthetase — protein sequence MQLWRDLEEVPGATELGRTVVTIGNFDGVHRGHRAVVRRARAVATDVGVPRVVAVTFDPHPFAVLRPDHAPVQLTRIDERATLLHDAGVDDVLAVPFTKDLAAYSPERFVEEILVDTLHAAAVVVGANFRFGRKASGDTATLVELGATHDFVVEAVDLDGGPQVWSSTYVRTCLAAGDVTGAAEALGRPVTVTGPVERGDQRGRDLGYPTANVAASGAVPADGVYAGWLHGVEDRPLPAAVSVGTNPTFEGERERRVEAYVLDRDDLELYDRTVTVEMVQKVRGMARFDGVEELLEAMAGDVARTRQALGLDPTDHPAGHER from the coding sequence ATGCAGCTGTGGCGAGACCTCGAGGAGGTGCCCGGGGCCACCGAGCTCGGACGCACCGTCGTCACGATCGGCAACTTCGACGGCGTGCACCGCGGGCACCGGGCTGTCGTACGCCGAGCGCGGGCGGTGGCGACCGACGTCGGTGTGCCTCGTGTCGTCGCGGTGACCTTCGACCCGCACCCGTTCGCCGTGCTGCGACCGGACCATGCGCCGGTGCAGCTGACGCGCATCGACGAGCGCGCGACGCTGCTCCACGACGCCGGGGTCGACGACGTGCTCGCCGTGCCCTTCACGAAGGACCTGGCGGCGTACTCGCCGGAACGCTTCGTCGAGGAGATCCTCGTCGACACGCTGCACGCCGCCGCTGTCGTCGTCGGCGCGAACTTCCGCTTCGGTCGCAAGGCCTCGGGTGACACCGCGACCCTGGTCGAGCTGGGAGCCACGCACGACTTCGTCGTCGAGGCCGTCGACCTCGACGGTGGGCCACAGGTGTGGTCCTCGACCTACGTGCGTACGTGCCTGGCCGCGGGTGACGTCACGGGTGCGGCCGAGGCGCTGGGTCGTCCGGTCACCGTGACCGGACCCGTCGAGCGGGGTGACCAGCGCGGCCGCGACCTCGGCTACCCCACCGCCAACGTCGCCGCCTCGGGCGCGGTGCCGGCCGACGGGGTGTACGCCGGGTGGCTCCACGGCGTGGAGGACCGACCGCTGCCCGCGGCCGTCAGCGTCGGCACGAACCCCACGTTCGAGGGTGAGCGTGAGCGTCGTGTCGAGGCGTACGTGCTGGACCGCGACGACCTCGAGCTCTACGACCGCACCGTCACCGTCGAGATGGTTCAGAAGGTGCGCGGCATGGCTCGCTTCGACGGGGTCGAGGAGCTGCTCGAGGCGATGGCCGGCGACGTGGCACGCACGCGACAGGCACTGGGACTCGA